The following DNA comes from Blastocatellia bacterium.
CTCATGGTGCTCAGTTCATTGCGGATCGTGGCCTGAGCCGTGGCATCGAGCGTCAGGTCGGCCAAGGCCGTGGCATATCGCTGTGCCACTTTTTGACTGCTCATCGCTGCACCTCATTCAGTTGTTGGCTGAATTGCTTGATCAATCGGTGGTGATCGTCATCGGTGATATTGCGCTGGATCAGGTGCCGGGCCATTTCGACGGCTTGGGTTGCAGCAAATGCTTTCAATTCCTGTCGAGCTGCGTTCATCGCGCTCTGAATCTCCCGCTCCGCGAACGCGCGAAGCTTTTCGATCTCCATGTCGGTGCTCGCCTTGATCCGTTCCTGCTGAGCAGCCGCTTCCTTGGCAGCGTTAGCTTTGATCTGTTCGATTTCGTCACTGAGGCGATTCAACCGAGACTCGATCTCGCGCAACTTTGTTTTCGCGGTTTCTCGTTCTCGAGCCGCTTGATTCAATGCCTGAAGGATTTGTTCGGCGCGACTCTTGAGAAATTGCGAAGCCGGCTTTCGCAACAAGTAGATGAGCACCGCCACAAAGATTGTGAAGTTCACCAAGCGGGGGATTTCCGAACTGACCAGAACCAGATCAACAGGGAACAAACCGAGCGCTGACACTAGGCGTTTTTGACCTCCCCGGTGTGGCGTTGGAGCAAGCCGCTTGCCAGTTGATGAGCCAACGCCTGACACTGGTTGGCCAGTTGTTGCTTGGTTTCCTCAACCTGCCGTTGAATCTCATGGCGAGCGTCGGCAATCTGTGTGTGAATCTGTTGCTTGGTCGCTTCAATCAGGTGAAGACGACGCTCAAGCGCCGCCTGGCGCTGCTGTTCAAGCATATCGTAGGTTTCGGCGCGCGCCTTTCGTAAGGCCGCTTCGTACTCGGCCAGTTTGCGATCACATTCGGCCAGCATGGCCTGCGCCTCAGCCTGATAGCCAAGCGTGCGGTGAGCGCGTTCATCAATCACTTGGTTGATCGGCTTAAACAGCAGTCTGTTGTAAACTCCGACCAGCAGCAAGGCGGTCAGAAATACGATAATCGCACTGGCATCTACCGCCAAAACATTACCCTGTTCGGCGAACATCGCTAGCGCGTACACATTTTTGCTCCAATGCCAAGTTGTTATTGAATAAAGCAGGCGGTACGGTAACACAGAAAGAAAAGCAGTGTCAAGTTTCGCTATGTTGCGCCTATGAAGCAAAATCCTTTCGGGTTGATTTGGAGCCCTTGTGGCGCAGGCACTGGGCGGCACTGGCCC
Coding sequences within:
- a CDS encoding ATP synthase F0 subunit B; this encodes MSALGLFPVDLVLVSSEIPRLVNFTIFVAVLIYLLRKPASQFLKSRAEQILQALNQAARERETAKTKLREIESRLNRLSDEIEQIKANAAKEAAAQQERIKASTDMEIEKLRAFAEREIQSAMNAARQELKAFAATQAVEMARHLIQRNITDDDHHRLIKQFSQQLNEVQR
- a CDS encoding ATP synthase F0 subunit B; amino-acid sequence: MYALAMFAEQGNVLAVDASAIIVFLTALLLVGVYNRLLFKPINQVIDERAHRTLGYQAEAQAMLAECDRKLAEYEAALRKARAETYDMLEQQRQAALERRLHLIEATKQQIHTQIADARHEIQRQVEETKQQLANQCQALAHQLASGLLQRHTGEVKNA